One Anguilla rostrata isolate EN2019 chromosome 15, ASM1855537v3, whole genome shotgun sequence genomic window carries:
- the LOC135241249 gene encoding basic proline-rich protein-like: MSDHASGYQAQGKPRGPQAQAQCSPRGPSPRPSAHPGAPVPVLTQKVPGPVLTQGAPGPMFTQGPLSQAQGPQAQCSPRGPQAQCSPRGPSPRPSAHTGAPVPGPVLTQGPQSEAQCSPRGPSPGPSAYPGGPSPSTNPGAPIPGPVLTQGLQSQAQCLPRGSSPRPSAHPGVPVPGPMLTQGALVPVLTQGAPGPVLTQGAPGQCSPRGPRPSAHPGAPVPGPVLTQGLQSQAQCSPRGPSPRPSAHPGAPVPGPALTQGAPVPALTQGPQSQAQCSPRGSSPRPSAHPGAPVPGPVLTQGPQSRAQRLPRGPQSQHSPRGPNPRPSAHPGAPVPGPVLTQGLQSQAQCSPRGSSPRPSAHPGAPVPGPVLTQGAPGPVLTQGAPGPVLTQGAPGPVLTQGPQSQAQCSPRGPSPRPSAHPGAPVPGPVLTQGPQSRAQRLPRGPQSQHSPRGPNPRPSAHPGAPVPGPVLTQGPQSQAQCSPRGPSPRPSAHPGAPIPGPVLTQGPQSQAQCLPRGSSPRPSAHPGVPVPGPVLTQGAPGPVLTQGPQSQAQCSPRGSSPRPSAHPGAPVPGPVLTQGPQSRAQRLPRGPQSQHSPRGPNPSPSAHPGGPRPSAHPEAPVPGPVLTQGLQSQSQCSPRGPSPRPSAHPEGPSPRPSAHPGGPSLGPSAHPGGPRPSAHPRASVPGPVLTQGAPVSGPVLTQGAPGPVLTQGASVPGPVLTQGAPVSGPVLTQGAPGPVLTQGPQSQAQCSPRGSSPRPSAHPGGPDLIQCGEAETEKLSTRSQTPPEHFPDSFSSSTEYPTKMAASQHAWPITGCSLQVPMPGQLERDWSQDPCQARGPLGEHWVRDWGPLGEHWAWDWGLLGERWDWGPLGEHWDWGPLGEHWAWDWSPLGEHWARD, encoded by the exons ATGAGTGATCATGCATCAG GTTACCAGGCCCAGGGCAAACCCAGGGggccccaggcccaggcccagtgCTCACCCAGGGGCCCCAGTCCCAGGCCCAGTGCTCATCCAGGGGCCCCAGTCCCAGTGCTCACCCAGAAGGTCCCAGGCCCAGTCCTCACCCAGGGGGCCCCAGGCCCAATGTTCACCCAGGGGCCCCTGTCCCAGGCCCA GGGGCCCCAGGCCCAGTGCTCACCCAGGGGGCCCCAGGCCCAGTGCTCACCCAGGGGCCCCAGTCCCAGGCCCAGTGCTCACACAGGGGCTCCAGTCCCAGGCCCAGTGCTCACCCAGGGGCCCCAGTCCGAGGCCCAGTGCTCACCCAGGGGCCCCAGTCCCGGGCCCAGCGCTTACCCAGGGGGCCCCAGTCCCAGCACTAACCCAGGGGCCCCAATCCCAGGCCCAGTGCTCACCCAGGGGCTCCAGTCCCAGGCCCAGTGCTTACCCAGGGGCTCCAGTCCCAGGCCCAGTGCTCACCCAGGGGTTCCAGTCCCAGGCCCAATGCTCACCCAGGGGGCTCTAGTCCCAGTGCTCACCCAGGGGGCCCCAGGCCCAGTGCTCACCCAGGGGGCCCCAGGCCAGTGCTCACCCAGGGGCCCCAGGCCCAGTGCTCACCCAGGGGCCCCAGTCCCAGGCCCAGTGCTCACCCAGGGGCTCCAGTCCCAGGCCCAGTGCTCACCCAGGGGCCCCAGTCCTAGGCCCAGTGCTCACCCAGGGGCCCCAGTCCCGGGCCCAGCGCTTACCCAGGGGGCCCCAGTCCCAGCACTCACCCAGGGGCCCCAGTCCCAGGCCCAGTGCTCACCCAGGGGCTCCAGTCCCAGGCCCAGTGCTCACCCAGGGGCCCCAGTCCCAGGCCCAGTGCTCACCCAGGGGCCCCAGTCCCGGGCCCAGCGCTTACCCAGGGGGCCCCAGTCCCAGCACTCACCCAGGGGCCCCAATCCCAGGCCCAGTGCTCACCCAGGGGCTCCAGTCCCAGGCCCAGTGCTTACCCAGGGGCTCCAGTCCCAGGCCCAGTGCTCACCCAGGGGTTCCAGTCCCAGGCCCAGTGCTCACCCAGGGGCCCCAGTCCCGGGCCCAGTGCTCACCCAGGGGGCCCCAGGCCCAGTGCTCACCCAGGGGGCCCCAGGCCCAGTGCTCACCCAGGGGGCCCCAGGCCCAGTGCTCACCCAGGGGCCCCAGTCCCAGGCCCAGTGCTCACCCAGGGGCCCCAGTCCCAGGCCCAGTGCTCACCCAGGGGCCCCAGTCCCAGGCCCAGTGCTCACCCAGGGGCCCCAGTCCCGGGCCCAGCGCTTACCCAGGGGGCCCCAGTCCCAGCACTCACCCAGGGGCCCCAATCCCAGGCCCAGTGCTCACCCAGGGGCTCCAGTCCCAGGCCCAGTGCTCACCCAGGGGCCCCAGTCCCAGGCCCAGTGCTCACCCAGGGGCCCCAGTCCCAGGCCCAGCGCTCACCCAGGGGCCCCAATCCCAGGCCCAGTGCTCACCCAGGGGCCCCAGTCCCAGGCCCAGTGCTTACCCAGGGGCTCCAGTCCCAGGCCCAGTGCTCACCCAGGGGTTCCAGTCCCAGGCCCAGTGCTCACCCAGGGGGCCCCAGGCCCAGTGCTCACCCAGGGGCCCCAGTCCCAGGCCCAGTGCTCACCCAGGGGCTCCAGTCCCAGGCCCAGTGCTCACCCAGGGGCCCCAGTCCCAGGCCCAGTGCTCACCCAGGGGCCCCAGTCCCGGGCCCAGCGCTTACCCAGGGGGCCCCAGTCCCAGCACTCACCCAGGGGCCCCAATCCCAGTCCCAGTGCTCACCCAGGGGGCCCCAGGCCCAGCGCTCACCCAGAGGCTCCAGTCCCGGGCCCAGTGCTCACCCAGGGGCtccagtcccagtcccagtgCTCACCCAGGGGCCCCAGTCCCAGGCCCAGCGCTCACCCAGAAGGCCCCAGTCCCAGGCCCAGTGCTCACCCAGGGGGCCCCAGTCTCGGGCCCAGTGCTCACCCAGGGGGCCCCAGGCCCAGTGCTCACCCAAGGGCCTCAGTCCCGGGCCCAGTGCTCACCCAGGGGGCCCCAGTCTCGGGCCCAGTGCTCACCCAGGGGGCCCCAGGCCCAGTGCTCACCCAGGGGGCCTCAGTCCCGGGCCCAGTGCTCACCCAGGGGGCCCCAGTCTCGGGCCCAGTGCTCACCCAGGGCGCCCCAGGCCCAGTGCTCACCCAGGGGCCTCAGTCCCAGGCCCAGTGCTCACCCAGGGGCTCCAGTCCCAGGCCCAGTGCTCACCCAGGGGGCCCAGATTTGATCCAATGCGGAGAGGCAGAAACGGAAAAGCTTTCCACCAGGAGCCAGACGCCACCCGAACACTTTCCAGACTCTTTCTCCTCCTCAACTGAGTATCCCACTAAGATGG CCGCCTCTCAACATgcctggccaatcacaggctgTTCCCTGCAAGTGCCTATGCCAGGCCAACTGGAGAGGGACTGGAGCCAAGACCCCTGCCA GGCCCGGGGCCCCCTGGGTGAGCACTGGGTCCGAGACTGGGGCCCCCTGGGTGAGCACTGGGCCTGGGACTGGGGCCTTCTGGGTGAGCGCTGGGACTGGGGCCCCCTGGGTGAGCACTGGGACTGGGGCCCCCTGGGTGAGCACTGGGCCTGGGACTGGAGCCCCCTGGGTGAGCACTGGGCCCGGGACTga